A portion of the Armatimonadota bacterium genome contains these proteins:
- a CDS encoding redoxin family protein, which produces MNKAAMVGALAIGLGLCGAFGQNTLKVGSAAPKLTVAKWVKGTPIKQFDKGKTYVVEFWATWCGPCRTSIPHITELAKKHKGKVEVIGVSIWETRDPKDTSYYATVTDFVAQMGDKMGYTVGVDGPEGTIAKAWMEAAGQNGIPTAFIIDKTGKIAWIGHPMSMDKPLEQIIAGTFDSKAYAKQMEEEEAAQGALMEMMAELGDLVQAGKHQEALNKLGEAEKKHPAMAEQFEMIKLGIMIEGTMEGAADQATKLAAKHKDNAEALNNYAWMMVEEEALTKKHPKAADVALKIAEDAVKLSKEGTSHILDTLAMCWFRKGDIEKAIEWQTKAIEQGTKEKADPELIQEMTERLKMFKSKRTN; this is translated from the coding sequence ATGAACAAAGCGGCGATGGTTGGAGCATTGGCGATAGGATTGGGTCTGTGCGGAGCGTTCGGTCAGAACACGCTAAAGGTGGGGAGCGCGGCTCCCAAGCTGACGGTGGCGAAATGGGTGAAAGGCACACCGATCAAACAGTTTGACAAAGGCAAGACTTATGTCGTGGAGTTTTGGGCGACTTGGTGCGGGCCGTGCAGAACGTCGATCCCGCACATCACCGAGCTTGCGAAGAAGCATAAAGGCAAGGTCGAGGTGATCGGGGTCAGCATTTGGGAAACTCGCGATCCGAAAGACACGAGCTACTATGCGACCGTTACCGATTTTGTGGCTCAAATGGGCGATAAGATGGGTTACACGGTCGGAGTCGACGGGCCGGAAGGCACGATCGCAAAGGCGTGGATGGAGGCAGCGGGGCAGAACGGCATTCCGACCGCGTTCATCATCGACAAAACGGGCAAGATCGCATGGATCGGCCATCCGATGTCGATGGACAAGCCGTTAGAGCAGATCATTGCCGGCACGTTCGACTCGAAGGCCTACGCCAAACAGATGGAGGAAGAAGAAGCCGCACAGGGCGCCCTGATGGAGATGATGGCGGAATTGGGCGATCTGGTTCAAGCCGGAAAGCATCAGGAAGCGCTGAACAAGTTGGGCGAAGCCGAGAAGAAGCATCCCGCGATGGCCGAGCAGTTTGAGATGATCAAACTCGGCATCATGATCGAGGGAACTATGGAAGGCGCGGCGGATCAAGCGACCAAGTTGGCCGCCAAGCACAAGGACAATGCCGAAGCGCTGAACAACTATGCATGGATGATGGTAGAGGAAGAGGCCCTGACCAAGAAGCACCCGAAGGCGGCAGATGTTGCGCTGAAGATCGCTGAGGATGCCGTGAAGCTGAGCAAAGAGGGCACGAGCCATATTCTGGACACTCTGGCCATGTGCTGGTTTCGAAAGGGCGACATCGAGAAGGCGATCGAGTGGCAGACGAAGGCGATCGAGCAGGGCACAAAGGAAAAGGCCGATCCGGAGTTGATACAAGAGATGACGGAGCGGCTGAAGATGTTCAAGTCGAAGCGGACGAACTAA